From a region of the Tenggerimyces flavus genome:
- a CDS encoding TlpA family protein disulfide reductase yields MRRGMGAAAVAALLGVAGCGAATGTPQAAPSEAATTTRAATTTPKVPTNAASPTPAEKMKVVVTVPAALKFTGTTLDGEAYDGAKLAGKPTALWFWAPWCHICRDEAPTVKELASKHSKAVNLLGVGGLGEEDAMREFVDDGEVGAVTHLADEKGEIWKRFDVTSQASWVLLDKNGNEVFRGRLDHDELEDRVAELAKS; encoded by the coding sequence ATGAGGCGTGGCATGGGGGCAGCGGCGGTCGCCGCGCTGCTGGGAGTCGCTGGCTGCGGCGCGGCGACGGGGACTCCGCAGGCAGCACCGTCCGAGGCCGCGACCACGACGCGCGCAGCCACCACGACGCCCAAGGTGCCGACGAACGCCGCGAGTCCCACGCCGGCCGAGAAGATGAAGGTCGTCGTCACCGTTCCGGCCGCGTTGAAGTTCACCGGCACCACGCTCGACGGCGAGGCGTACGACGGCGCGAAGCTGGCGGGGAAGCCCACCGCGCTGTGGTTCTGGGCGCCCTGGTGTCACATCTGCCGCGACGAAGCGCCGACGGTCAAGGAGCTCGCGTCCAAGCACAGCAAGGCGGTCAACCTCCTCGGCGTCGGCGGGCTCGGCGAGGAGGACGCGATGCGCGAGTTCGTCGACGACGGCGAAGTGGGTGCGGTCACGCATCTGGCCGACGAGAAGGGTGAGATCTGGAAGCGGTTCGACGTCACCTCCCAAGCCAGCTGGGTCCTTCTCGACAAGAACGGCAACGAGGTGTTCCGCGGTCGCCTCGACCACGACGAGCTCGAGGACCGCGTCGCCGAGCTCGCGAAGTCCTAG
- a CDS encoding cytochrome c biogenesis CcdA family protein, with amino-acid sequence MLVALAAGMLAAVNPCGFALLPAYLGFLVLDDRDDGKGHEVRNAIKLTAAMTVGFAAVFGIFGLVVAPLAGSIQQHLPWFTIVLGFALAGCGGWLLAGRALPTIKLPTGKGPITRSPASMVAFGASYAVASIGCTIGPFLAIVVGSFRANDPLEGVALYLAYAAGMGITVGVAAVSVALARQGIVSKLRNAGRLIPRLAGALMVAVGAYVAYYGRYELRGATRDPIIDTVDDLQRTLANALERIGAPTIAVALVAVVAAAAVLTRRRRQKERAEGT; translated from the coding sequence ATGCTCGTCGCTCTCGCCGCCGGCATGCTGGCGGCCGTCAACCCGTGCGGCTTCGCGCTCCTGCCCGCGTACCTCGGCTTCCTCGTTCTCGACGACAGGGACGACGGCAAGGGCCACGAGGTACGGAACGCGATCAAGCTCACCGCCGCGATGACGGTGGGGTTCGCCGCGGTCTTCGGCATCTTCGGCCTCGTCGTCGCCCCGCTCGCCGGAAGCATCCAGCAACACCTGCCCTGGTTCACGATCGTGCTCGGCTTCGCCCTCGCCGGCTGCGGCGGCTGGCTCCTCGCCGGCCGCGCGCTCCCCACGATCAAGCTCCCCACCGGCAAGGGCCCGATCACGAGATCCCCTGCCTCGATGGTCGCGTTCGGCGCCTCGTACGCCGTCGCCTCGATCGGCTGCACGATCGGCCCGTTCCTCGCGATCGTGGTCGGCAGCTTCCGCGCCAACGACCCCCTCGAAGGCGTCGCGCTCTACCTCGCCTACGCGGCCGGGATGGGCATCACCGTCGGCGTCGCGGCGGTGTCGGTCGCGCTCGCCCGGCAAGGCATCGTCAGCAAGCTCCGGAACGCGGGACGGCTGATCCCGAGGCTCGCCGGCGCCCTCATGGTCGCGGTCGGCGCGTACGTCGCGTACTACGGCCGGTACGAGCTCCGCGGCGCCACCCGCGATCCGATCATCGACACGGTCGACGATCTCCAACGTACGTTGGCCAACGCCCTCGAACGCATCGGAGCCCCGACGATCGCCGTCGCGCTCGTGGCAGTCGTCGCCGCAGCCGCCGTCCTTACAAGGAGGCGCCGCCAGAAGGAGCGTGCCGAAGGAACGTGA